From a region of the Acidobacteriota bacterium genome:
- a CDS encoding MtrB/PioB family outer membrane beta-barrel protein, with amino-acid sequence MRNVIVSLAALVVAASAAQAQTPTATASAKTESSTQVTAAPKPASSFATTGQVDFGLRGTDITGDAARFQRYRDLGDGGVLERFRFNSDSGSLLFEAGADNVGRSDQRFWGEFLKVGKLRASFYYDQVPLLYSNDARTPYTVESTGVFRMDPATRALLATNKTTRKVAAPALLRPVDLESRRDTLAFAMSASPTREVDLTVSFNSFTRDGAMPSIASFGFSNSVELPVPIDNRTDDLSMKAEWSNRKALVRVGYDGSWFTNDIKSIMWDNPLAVTDRVYPSAYADGRGPSVSRLATAPDSTRHMVSTAASYKLPGRSRITGYFGVGSVKSDAEILPYTTNTAAPVLSLARANVDGDVRIVSSNFTFTSRPNQYVWLNARYRYYDFDNRTEEFHSPQWILFDGVHRTDPLTSEPHSVKRDYLDLDASFTPFPFGALKVGYGRYTGDRTFRIFEKTVDNVFRTSFDVTGNEYFSVRALYEHPVSFLGFNGSVAAGKDDYKDTEFGLRDNTNKVYSVGANVAPNDHVAVDVTYTYENYAALQLSRTASPLPNPQFTDPTRNWSDDSDDTTKTLSASVDLIQVLPRTDLRFGWDQSKGKATYVYSTIAGSAVPTPVPLPAVTNDLLRGTIDLRYLVSKRLSLGVVYWYDEYQVEDFALGADTITAQADLPTSLLLGYVYRPYKAHTGMARVSVLW; translated from the coding sequence ATGCGCAACGTGATTGTTTCACTCGCCGCGCTCGTGGTCGCCGCCTCCGCCGCCCAGGCACAGACGCCGACCGCGACCGCGTCCGCCAAGACCGAGAGCAGTACCCAGGTGACCGCCGCCCCGAAACCCGCCAGCTCGTTCGCCACGACCGGGCAGGTGGACTTCGGGCTGCGGGGCACTGACATCACCGGCGACGCCGCAAGGTTCCAGCGGTATCGCGACCTCGGAGACGGCGGCGTGCTCGAGCGCTTCCGGTTCAACTCCGATTCCGGCAGCCTGTTGTTCGAGGCTGGCGCGGACAACGTGGGCCGCAGCGACCAGCGCTTCTGGGGCGAGTTCCTGAAGGTTGGGAAGCTGCGAGCCTCGTTCTACTACGACCAGGTGCCGCTGCTGTACAGCAACGACGCCCGGACACCGTACACGGTCGAATCGACCGGCGTCTTCAGAATGGACCCGGCGACGCGCGCGTTGCTGGCCACGAACAAGACCACCCGGAAGGTCGCCGCCCCGGCCCTGCTGAGGCCGGTCGACCTGGAAAGCCGGCGCGACACGCTGGCGTTCGCGATGTCGGCGTCCCCCACGCGGGAAGTCGACCTCACCGTGAGCTTCAACAGCTTCACGCGCGACGGGGCGATGCCCTCCATCGCCTCCTTCGGCTTCAGCAACTCGGTCGAACTGCCGGTTCCAATCGACAACCGGACCGACGATCTCAGCATGAAGGCCGAGTGGTCCAACCGGAAGGCGCTCGTTCGCGTGGGGTACGACGGGTCGTGGTTCACCAACGACATCAAGTCGATCATGTGGGACAACCCGCTCGCGGTCACCGACCGCGTGTATCCGTCCGCGTACGCTGACGGCCGCGGACCGTCGGTCTCGCGGCTGGCGACGGCGCCCGACAGCACGCGGCACATGGTCAGCACCGCCGCGTCCTACAAGCTGCCGGGCCGCAGCCGGATCACCGGGTACTTCGGCGTCGGATCGGTCAAGAGCGACGCGGAGATTCTGCCGTACACGACCAACACCGCGGCGCCGGTGCTTTCGCTCGCGCGGGCCAACGTCGACGGTGACGTGCGGATCGTGTCGTCGAACTTCACCTTCACCTCGCGGCCGAACCAGTACGTGTGGCTGAACGCCCGCTACCGCTACTACGACTTCGACAACCGCACGGAGGAGTTCCACTCACCGCAGTGGATCCTGTTCGACGGCGTGCACCGGACCGACCCGCTGACCAGCGAGCCGCATAGCGTGAAGCGGGACTACCTGGACCTGGACGCGTCGTTCACGCCGTTCCCGTTCGGCGCCCTGAAGGTCGGTTACGGCCGCTACACGGGCGATCGGACGTTCCGGATCTTCGAGAAGACGGTGGACAACGTGTTCCGCACGTCGTTCGACGTCACCGGCAACGAGTACTTCTCCGTGCGGGCGCTCTACGAGCACCCGGTCTCCTTCCTCGGCTTCAACGGATCGGTCGCGGCCGGCAAGGACGACTACAAGGACACGGAGTTCGGGCTGCGGGACAACACGAACAAGGTGTACAGCGTCGGCGCGAACGTGGCCCCGAACGACCATGTTGCCGTGGACGTGACGTACACCTACGAGAACTACGCCGCGCTGCAGCTCTCGCGCACCGCGAGCCCGCTGCCGAACCCGCAGTTCACCGATCCGACGCGCAACTGGAGCGACGACTCGGACGACACGACCAAGACGCTCTCGGCCAGCGTCGATCTGATCCAGGTGCTTCCGCGAACGGATCTGCGGTTCGGCTGGGATCAGAGCAAGGGGAAAGCGACCTACGTCTACAGCACCATCGCGGGCAGTGCCGTGCCGACGCCGGTTCCGCTCCCGGCGGTGACAAACGACCTGCTGCGCGGAACCATCGACCTGCGGTATCTCGTGTCGAAGCGTCTCTCGCTGGGAGTCGTGTACTGGTACGACGAGTACCAGGTCGAGGATTTCGCGCTGGGCGCCGACACGATCACCGCGCAGGCTGACCTGCCGACGTCCTTGCTACTGGGCTACGTGTACAGGCCCTACAAGGCGCACACCGGCATGGCGCGGGTGTCGGTGCTCTGGTAG
- a CDS encoding anion permease, translated as MQPGSTLTNEINDEAFEGVVSIAEARFEHWRRTVGLFAGPIAFLLVWLLPLGGLSSEAHRLAAVVTLVVCWWVTEPIPLPATALVGVTLAALAGIAPAAEAFAPFANPIIFLFIGSFMIGKAMSPSARAWRSCCPSRRRRTRSSTAPVSSRSRR; from the coding sequence ATGCAGCCCGGCTCCACGCTCACCAACGAGATCAACGATGAGGCATTTGAAGGCGTTGTCTCGATTGCCGAAGCCCGCTTCGAGCACTGGCGGCGCACCGTCGGTCTGTTCGCCGGGCCGATCGCGTTCCTGCTCGTGTGGCTGCTGCCCCTAGGCGGATTGTCATCCGAGGCGCACCGCCTGGCCGCCGTCGTGACCCTGGTTGTGTGCTGGTGGGTGACCGAGCCGATCCCGCTGCCAGCCACCGCGCTTGTCGGCGTCACGCTGGCCGCGCTCGCCGGCATCGCGCCGGCGGCCGAGGCGTTCGCGCCGTTCGCCAATCCCATCATCTTCCTCTTCATCGGCAGCTTCATGATCGGCAAGGCCATGTCGCCCTCGGCGCGAGCATGGCGTTCATGCTGCCCATCTCGACGCCGCCGAACGCGATCGTCTACAGCACCGGTATCGTCCCGGTCACGCAGATGA
- the nrfD gene encoding polysulfide reductase NrfD → MPPVEGFLYPNEIELQWSVLIVLYPFITGLVAGAFILASLERVFNVQAVKPTYRIALLTALAFLLVAPLPLQLHLGHPERSFEMYLTPHTTSAMAMFGFVYLWYLMAVLVVEIWLDYRKDLVLRRRASTGLRRWFYTVVTLGSDNISPASLRLDHRVGYIVTVIGIPSAFLLHGYVGFIFGSIKANPWWSTPMMPIVFLFSAIVSGIAAVMLVYMAYARLQKVPIDMPCLDTVARYLFYAFLIDFSLEMLDLVHRIYESDESFKTLDFMVKTRLFTSQIVLQIILGTIVPLALLAAAQLVRFRAPARRALYASAGVLTLIGIFAMRWNVVIGGQLFSKSYLGYTTYKMGFATREGMLPAILLMILPVAILAVLLWLLPPWREEREPAHAAQPGGAAVGARVF, encoded by the coding sequence ATGCCGCCTGTTGAAGGCTTTCTGTACCCGAACGAAATCGAGTTGCAGTGGAGCGTGCTGATCGTCCTGTACCCGTTCATCACCGGGCTCGTGGCCGGCGCGTTCATCCTCGCCTCGCTCGAGCGCGTGTTCAACGTGCAGGCGGTCAAGCCGACGTACCGGATCGCGCTGCTCACCGCGCTGGCGTTCCTGCTCGTGGCGCCGCTCCCGCTGCAGCTGCACCTGGGCCATCCGGAGCGGTCGTTCGAGATGTACCTGACGCCGCACACCACGTCGGCGATGGCGATGTTCGGCTTCGTCTATCTCTGGTACCTCATGGCGGTGCTGGTGGTGGAGATCTGGCTGGACTACCGGAAAGACCTGGTGCTGCGCCGTCGCGCCAGCACCGGGCTCAGGCGCTGGTTCTACACCGTCGTGACGCTCGGGTCGGACAACATCAGCCCGGCGTCATTGCGCCTCGACCACCGCGTGGGCTACATCGTCACGGTCATCGGGATCCCGTCGGCGTTCCTGCTGCACGGCTACGTCGGGTTCATCTTCGGGTCGATCAAGGCGAATCCGTGGTGGTCCACGCCGATGATGCCGATTGTGTTCCTGTTCTCCGCGATCGTGTCGGGGATCGCGGCGGTGATGCTGGTGTACATGGCCTACGCGCGGCTGCAGAAGGTGCCGATTGACATGCCGTGCCTCGACACGGTGGCGCGCTACCTGTTCTACGCGTTCCTGATCGACTTCTCGCTCGAGATGCTGGACCTGGTGCACCGCATCTACGAATCGGACGAGTCGTTCAAGACGCTGGACTTCATGGTGAAGACCCGCCTGTTCACCTCGCAGATCGTGTTGCAGATCATCCTGGGCACGATCGTGCCGCTGGCGCTGCTCGCCGCGGCCCAGCTCGTGAGGTTCCGCGCGCCGGCGCGGCGTGCGCTCTACGCGTCGGCCGGCGTGCTGACGCTCATCGGCATCTTCGCCATGCGCTGGAACGTGGTGATCGGCGGCCAGCTCTTCTCCAAGAGCTATCTTGGATACACGACCTACAAGATGGGTTTCGCGACGCGCGAGGGGATGCTCCCCGCGATCCTGCTCATGATTCTGCCGGTGGCGATCCTTGCCGTGCTGCTCTGGCTGCTGCCGCCGTGGCGGGAAGAGCGCGAGCCGGCGCACGCGGCGCAACCGGGAGGCGCGGCGGTCGGCGCCCGCGTGTTCTGA
- a CDS encoding TonB-dependent receptor, whose amino-acid sequence MGRICSVVALLILTASAPAAAQTGSTGGINGRVVDHTGGALPGVTITISSPALMGARNTVTNEEGAYRFAAVPPGEYTIVYELAGFQTVRREGIRVSIGFTATVNPEMGVASLEETVTVTGESPVVDSQSTTMTTTFDKAVMSDMPIGSRDFWGLLAQTPSVVVSKFDVGGSAAMTVLPVNVYGITGQERPLVEGIISNSSTGGVGFSFYGDYGSFEEVSISTAGHNAETGSPGLFTNLISKAGGNTYHGSLYADYQDSAMQTRNIDADQIARGVSGGGSLGPDEVNRTDGWRDFNVGAGGYLIKDRLWWYASLRDMNFKQWYTNYPPEPQESRGRNHAAKLTYQLSTNNKLFGYYQYTGKLQENRFDAYRLSATAALNVLPDSTVKQDYNSGVWKVEFNRVIGNTMFFETRVGGYWFHFPFERKTENLRYEDVGNSQVFGGNQNRVQDRYRPQVLGSLSYTKDGWYGTHNFKLGGNILKEWQDQVNEGFPEQVLHVMNNGQPREVYLFEPGANYNGLYTYSAYLNDSWQLPERLTLNLGIRFDRFRAFTPEQRHPASRFNPTEVVFAAVDDWQVWNHVAPRIGATYALTEDSKNVVKFNYAKYWYDPGNGLAGSLNPNDALWFRRYAWSDPNRNGRWDPGEEGRLIQTTGGAASTQLDPDLQNTYASEMAAWFERELMTDLGFRGGLVWRGVRQQYARVNLNMPFEAFTVPVIINDPGPDGTRGNADDGPGIPGFQVAPEYLGKPSLNQTSNIPHGDSNYLTYEFTVTKRPSHGWSAAAAFSLMKNAHNGNEFPEGQAPNSVRSNALPLTPNDLINTDEGRYRFTMWTANVKGSYQFPWDVKVSGTMRHQAGPSYGRTFTTSLNYSSSIRVLAEPMETHRQRNVTIFDLRLEKGFRLGGSLRLAALLDGFNMANSNAEERISWNSGASYLRPLQIIPPRVFRVGMRLDF is encoded by the coding sequence ATGGGCCGCATTTGTTCCGTCGTGGCGCTTCTGATCCTGACCGCCTCCGCACCGGCGGCGGCGCAGACGGGCTCGACCGGCGGCATCAACGGAAGGGTCGTCGACCACACCGGCGGAGCGCTCCCCGGCGTGACGATCACCATCTCGAGCCCGGCGCTGATGGGCGCCCGCAACACGGTGACCAACGAAGAGGGGGCGTACCGGTTCGCCGCCGTCCCGCCCGGCGAGTACACGATCGTGTACGAGCTCGCCGGCTTCCAGACCGTCCGACGCGAGGGCATCCGCGTCAGCATCGGCTTCACCGCCACGGTCAACCCGGAGATGGGCGTGGCGAGCCTGGAGGAGACGGTGACCGTCACCGGGGAGTCGCCGGTCGTCGACAGCCAGTCCACGACGATGACGACGACGTTCGACAAGGCCGTGATGTCCGACATGCCGATCGGATCGCGCGATTTCTGGGGCCTGCTCGCGCAGACACCCAGCGTGGTCGTGTCCAAATTCGACGTGGGCGGGAGCGCGGCGATGACCGTGCTGCCGGTGAACGTGTACGGCATCACAGGCCAGGAGCGGCCCCTCGTCGAGGGAATCATCTCGAACTCGTCGACCGGCGGCGTCGGGTTCTCCTTCTACGGCGACTACGGGTCCTTCGAAGAGGTGTCAATCAGCACGGCCGGCCACAATGCCGAGACCGGTTCGCCCGGCCTGTTCACGAACCTGATCAGCAAGGCGGGCGGCAACACCTACCATGGCTCGCTCTACGCCGACTACCAGGACTCGGCGATGCAGACCCGGAACATCGATGCCGACCAGATCGCCAGGGGCGTATCGGGCGGCGGTTCCCTCGGGCCGGACGAAGTCAACCGGACGGACGGGTGGCGGGACTTCAACGTCGGTGCCGGCGGTTACCTGATCAAGGACCGGTTGTGGTGGTACGCGTCGCTCCGCGACATGAACTTCAAGCAGTGGTACACGAACTACCCGCCCGAGCCGCAGGAGTCGCGAGGCCGGAACCATGCCGCCAAGCTGACGTACCAGCTCTCCACGAACAACAAGCTGTTTGGCTACTACCAGTACACCGGCAAGCTGCAGGAGAACCGCTTTGACGCGTACCGGCTGAGCGCCACGGCCGCCCTCAACGTCCTCCCGGATTCGACCGTCAAGCAGGACTACAACAGCGGCGTGTGGAAGGTCGAATTCAACCGCGTCATCGGCAACACGATGTTCTTCGAAACCCGCGTCGGCGGCTACTGGTTCCATTTCCCGTTCGAACGGAAGACGGAGAACCTCCGCTACGAGGACGTCGGCAACAGCCAGGTCTTCGGAGGCAACCAGAACCGGGTCCAGGATCGCTACCGCCCGCAGGTGCTCGGATCGCTCAGCTACACGAAGGATGGGTGGTACGGCACGCACAACTTCAAGCTGGGCGGAAACATTCTCAAGGAGTGGCAGGACCAGGTGAACGAGGGGTTCCCCGAGCAGGTCCTGCACGTCATGAACAACGGTCAGCCGCGCGAGGTGTACCTGTTTGAGCCGGGTGCGAACTACAACGGCCTCTACACCTACTCGGCGTACCTGAACGACTCGTGGCAGCTGCCGGAACGCCTCACCCTGAACCTTGGCATCCGCTTCGATCGATTCCGCGCGTTCACGCCCGAACAACGGCATCCCGCGAGCCGGTTCAACCCCACCGAAGTCGTGTTTGCTGCGGTGGATGACTGGCAGGTCTGGAACCACGTCGCGCCCCGCATCGGCGCCACGTACGCGCTGACCGAGGACAGCAAGAACGTCGTCAAGTTCAACTACGCGAAATACTGGTACGACCCGGGCAACGGCCTGGCCGGATCGTTGAACCCGAACGATGCCCTGTGGTTCCGCCGCTACGCGTGGTCCGATCCCAACAGGAACGGCCGCTGGGATCCGGGCGAAGAGGGACGGTTGATCCAGACGACGGGCGGAGCGGCGAGCACACAGCTCGATCCGGATCTGCAGAACACGTACGCCAGCGAGATGGCGGCCTGGTTCGAGCGCGAGCTGATGACCGATCTCGGCTTCCGCGGAGGGCTGGTCTGGCGCGGAGTACGGCAGCAGTACGCCAGGGTGAACCTGAACATGCCGTTCGAGGCCTTCACGGTCCCGGTGATCATCAACGATCCGGGTCCGGACGGCACCCGCGGCAACGCGGACGATGGCCCCGGCATACCTGGATTCCAGGTCGCGCCGGAGTACCTCGGGAAGCCCTCGCTGAACCAGACGAGCAACATTCCGCACGGCGACAGCAACTATCTCACCTACGAGTTCACTGTCACCAAGCGCCCGAGCCATGGCTGGTCGGCGGCCGCGGCGTTCTCGCTGATGAAGAACGCGCACAACGGCAACGAGTTCCCCGAAGGGCAGGCGCCAAACAGCGTCCGCTCCAACGCGCTGCCGCTGACCCCCAACGACCTCATCAACACCGACGAGGGGCGTTACAGGTTCACGATGTGGACGGCGAACGTGAAGGGCAGCTACCAGTTCCCGTGGGACGTGAAGGTGTCCGGCACGATGCGGCACCAGGCTGGACCCTCCTACGGCCGGACGTTCACGACATCGCTGAATTACAGCAGCAGCATCCGGGTGCTCGCCGAGCCGATGGAGACGCACCGCCAGCGCAACGTCACCATCTTCGACCTGCGCCTCGAGAAAGGCTTCCGCCTGGGCGGGTCCCTCCGGCTGGCTGCGCTGCTCGACGGGTTCAACATGGCGAACTCGAACGCCGAAGAGCGCATCAGCTGGAACTCGGGAGCGTCGTACCTGCGGCCTCTGCAGATCATCCCTCCGCGCGTATTCCGCGTCGGGATGCGGCTGGACTTCTAG
- a CDS encoding DmsE family decaheme c-type cytochrome, with the protein MSRLHRTAPALWLGGALAILMLAIVFVPAKPVSAKASKAEPAKAAAAQAAPAQDSSQYVGEETCLTCHEDRKKGYHGSPHSRALDPRSPAAAAGCESCHGPGKAHVEGDGDKTKILRPSSMTAKDVTQICLTCHSRGDRAAWEGSQHDGRNLSCVTCHSVHEPKSEKSQLKKTTQLETCGTCHKDKVAKLNRTGHMPVREGKMECTSCHNPHGSMSNVRLLKVGDSINESCVSCHTEKRGPYLYEHAPTNESCVTCHDPHGTNNDRLLVAKLPMLCQRCHVHSRHPATIYDATQTKTSNRLFGRSCMNCHQQIHGSNHPAGNFFVR; encoded by the coding sequence ATGAGCCGGTTGCACCGCACGGCCCCGGCACTCTGGCTTGGCGGCGCGCTCGCGATCCTGATGCTCGCGATCGTGTTCGTGCCCGCGAAGCCCGTGTCGGCCAAGGCGTCGAAAGCCGAGCCCGCGAAAGCGGCGGCGGCCCAGGCGGCCCCCGCGCAGGACAGCAGCCAGTACGTCGGCGAGGAAACGTGCCTGACCTGCCATGAGGACCGCAAGAAGGGGTATCACGGCAGCCCGCACTCGCGCGCGCTGGATCCGCGCTCGCCCGCCGCCGCCGCTGGATGCGAATCCTGTCATGGCCCCGGGAAAGCCCATGTCGAGGGCGACGGGGACAAGACCAAGATCCTGCGCCCGAGTTCGATGACGGCGAAGGATGTCACCCAGATTTGCCTGACGTGTCATAGCCGCGGCGACCGCGCCGCCTGGGAAGGCAGCCAGCACGACGGCCGCAACCTGTCATGCGTCACCTGCCACAGCGTGCACGAGCCGAAGTCCGAGAAGTCGCAGCTGAAAAAGACGACCCAGCTCGAGACGTGCGGCACCTGCCACAAGGACAAGGTCGCAAAGCTGAACCGCACCGGGCACATGCCCGTGCGCGAGGGCAAGATGGAGTGCACCTCGTGCCACAACCCGCACGGCTCGATGAGCAACGTGCGGCTGTTGAAGGTTGGCGATTCGATCAACGAGAGCTGCGTCAGCTGTCACACGGAGAAGCGCGGACCGTACCTCTACGAGCACGCGCCGACCAACGAGAGCTGCGTCACGTGCCACGACCCGCACGGGACGAACAACGATCGCCTGCTGGTCGCCAAGCTGCCGATGCTCTGCCAGCGGTGCCACGTGCACTCGCGGCACCCGGCGACGATCTACGACGCGACCCAGACCAAGACCAGCAACCGCCTGTTCGGGCGCTCGTGCATGAACTGCCACCAGCAGATTCACGGCTCGAATCATCCGGCCGGCAACTTCTTCGTGCGGTAG
- a CDS encoding anion permease: MAFMLPISTPPNAIVYSTGIVPVTQMMRFGLLVDLVGAGILFIGLRLLCPLLGFS; encoded by the coding sequence ATGGCGTTCATGCTGCCCATCTCGACGCCGCCGAACGCGATCGTCTACAGCACCGGTATCGTCCCGGTCACGCAGATGATGCGGTTTGGCCTCCTCGTCGACCTTGTCGGCGCGGGGATCCTTTTCATCGGGCTGCGGCTGCTATGCCCCCTGCTGGGGTTCTCGTGA
- a CDS encoding D-aminoacylase, whose translation MRKVAIITVLIAGAAGGWALFSSAAPTTRFDLVIRNGRIVDGTGNPWFSGDVGIVGERIAQIGSLADALATRTIDAHGYVISPGFYDMHCHSDVALLADGRNEPKVRQGVTFELLAETESMAPLTGRYLEDRSRGLLRQGIRVDWTTVHGYYDRLKRQGISTNVATLVGAGTLRMNVLGHEKRPPTAAELRRMEELLAQAMEDGAAGLMGALVNPPGSFAATGEITALARVAARYGGIYSTHVRGENETVVDAFREAIQIGRAARLPVEVVHIKAAGRPNWGLMRESVDVILEARAQGVDITADIYPWPAMHHSMVNAVPNWAHDGGREKMLARLRSPEDRARIKKEMQDGGDPSWWNISKSVDGLSGIVITRVPNRPEQFVGRNMDEIAKMIGATDPRDAILDFLLLQDGDVSAMWFAMSEEDIAYAMKQPWCSICSDGSPAGPGGRAHPRYYGTFPRVLRKYVREDRVLPLEDAIRKMTSLPAQRLGHRDRGQIRPGFFADLVLFKPESVAERATFEDPEQFPVGIDYVLVNGTVVIDQGRHTGATPGKVLSGPGVRRKTS comes from the coding sequence ATGCGCAAGGTAGCGATCATCACGGTGCTGATTGCCGGGGCCGCCGGCGGATGGGCGCTGTTCTCGTCCGCCGCGCCGACGACGAGATTCGATCTCGTCATCCGAAACGGCCGCATCGTCGATGGCACCGGCAATCCGTGGTTCAGCGGGGATGTCGGCATCGTCGGCGAGAGGATTGCGCAGATCGGGTCGCTCGCCGACGCGCTGGCGACGCGGACGATTGACGCGCACGGCTACGTGATTTCCCCCGGATTCTATGACATGCACTGTCACTCGGACGTGGCCCTGCTCGCTGACGGCCGAAACGAGCCGAAGGTGCGCCAGGGGGTGACCTTCGAGCTGCTTGCCGAAACTGAATCGATGGCGCCCTTGACGGGCCGCTACCTCGAAGACCGCAGCAGGGGACTCTTGCGGCAGGGCATCAGGGTGGATTGGACGACGGTTCATGGTTACTACGACCGGTTGAAGCGCCAGGGCATCTCCACGAACGTGGCGACCCTTGTTGGCGCCGGCACGTTGCGCATGAACGTGCTCGGCCATGAGAAGCGACCGCCGACGGCCGCAGAGCTGCGCCGGATGGAGGAACTGCTCGCGCAGGCCATGGAAGATGGGGCCGCGGGCCTGATGGGGGCCCTGGTCAATCCGCCAGGCAGCTTTGCCGCCACCGGGGAGATCACGGCACTGGCGCGGGTCGCCGCCCGCTACGGGGGAATCTACTCCACACACGTGCGCGGCGAGAACGAAACGGTCGTGGACGCGTTCCGCGAGGCCATCCAGATCGGACGGGCCGCTCGACTGCCCGTGGAAGTCGTGCACATCAAGGCCGCTGGACGCCCGAACTGGGGGTTGATGCGGGAGTCAGTTGACGTGATCCTCGAGGCGCGTGCCCAGGGTGTGGACATCACCGCCGACATCTATCCGTGGCCGGCCATGCACCACAGCATGGTCAACGCGGTGCCGAACTGGGCGCACGACGGCGGCCGGGAGAAGATGCTGGCACGGCTGCGAAGCCCGGAAGATCGCGCGAGGATCAAGAAGGAGATGCAGGACGGCGGAGATCCGTCGTGGTGGAACATCTCCAAGTCGGTCGATGGCCTGTCGGGGATCGTCATCACGCGCGTTCCGAACAGGCCCGAGCAGTTCGTCGGCCGGAACATGGACGAGATCGCGAAGATGATCGGGGCGACCGATCCTCGCGACGCCATCCTCGACTTTCTCCTGCTCCAGGACGGCGACGTGTCCGCGATGTGGTTTGCCATGTCCGAGGAGGACATCGCGTACGCGATGAAGCAACCGTGGTGCAGCATCTGCTCCGACGGGTCCCCCGCCGGGCCCGGTGGCAGGGCGCACCCCCGCTACTACGGGACCTTCCCGCGAGTCCTCCGGAAATACGTGCGCGAGGACCGGGTGCTGCCACTCGAGGACGCGATCCGCAAGATGACGTCTCTCCCGGCACAGCGCCTCGGCCACCGCGACCGCGGCCAGATCCGGCCGGGCTTCTTCGCCGACCTCGTGCTGTTCAAACCGGAGAGCGTGGCGGAGCGGGCGACGTTCGAGGACCCCGAGCAGTTCCCCGTCGGCATTGATTACGTGCTCGTCAACGGCACCGTTGTGATCGACCAGGGACGGCATACCGGCGCGACTCCCGGTAAAGTGCTCTCCGGACCCGGCGTACGCCGGAAGACATCGTAA
- a CDS encoding DinB family protein, with amino-acid sequence MLISRAQDGSMHTRDLVPTHGGHVFPLLALVAILLPLSAPARSARSAAPDDRPVPPQAAPTAGFRAEFLKELAYFERRFVSLAEAIPPEKYTWSPGAGVRSVSQVLLHVAQRGFVQPILIGTEPPADLRGRGYPFDLHETVDRSDPERYARSLVGENIVEANTRDKATVVAAVKASFAHIRAAVLRVRDEQGDQPVKWIGDNTYRGVMFFWLRHFGEHLGQLIAYARVNGIVPPWTQERQGRGR; translated from the coding sequence TTGCTGATCAGCCGAGCACAGGACGGCAGCATGCACACGCGCGATCTCGTGCCCACACATGGCGGGCATGTCTTTCCTCTCCTGGCGCTCGTCGCCATTCTGCTCCCGCTCTCCGCACCCGCGCGTTCAGCACGCTCCGCGGCGCCTGACGATCGGCCAGTGCCGCCGCAGGCGGCACCCACGGCCGGGTTCCGCGCCGAGTTCCTCAAGGAACTCGCGTACTTCGAGCGCCGCTTCGTGAGCCTGGCCGAGGCGATCCCCCCGGAAAAGTACACGTGGTCTCCGGGCGCGGGTGTCCGGTCCGTCAGCCAGGTGCTGCTTCACGTCGCGCAACGCGGCTTCGTGCAGCCGATCCTCATCGGCACGGAGCCTCCCGCGGACCTCCGCGGACGCGGGTATCCATTCGATCTCCATGAGACGGTCGATCGCAGCGATCCCGAGCGCTACGCGCGCAGCCTGGTGGGCGAGAACATCGTCGAGGCGAACACGCGCGACAAAGCAACGGTGGTGGCGGCGGTCAAGGCGTCGTTCGCGCACATCCGCGCCGCGGTCCTGCGCGTGCGTGACGAGCAGGGCGACCAGCCCGTCAAGTGGATTGGCGACAACACGTATCGAGGCGTGATGTTCTTCTGGTTGCGCCACTTCGGCGAGCACCTCGGTCAACTGATCGCGTACGCGCGCGTGAACGGGATTGTCCCGCCGTGGACCCAGGAGCGGCAGGGCAGAGGGCGTTGA